A single Anopheles arabiensis isolate DONGOLA chromosome 2, AaraD3, whole genome shotgun sequence DNA region contains:
- the LOC120897757 gene encoding glycine receptor subunit alpha-2-like, whose translation MTDPLVVNPEIELPQLDISNNYTTDCTIEYSTGNFTCLAVVFNLRRRLGYHLFHTYIPSALIVVMSWISFWIKPEAIPARVTLGVTSLLTLATQNTQSQQSLPPVSYVKAIDVWMSSCSVFVFLSLMEFAVVNNYMGPVATKAMKGYSDEDLSEAIDFNKNGYNKDHRSSEVPRYDTFCHGRETALCIDKFSRFFFPFSFFILNVTYWTTFL comes from the exons ATGACCGACCCGCTGGTGGTGAACCCGGAAATCGAGCTGCCCCAGCTGGACATCAGCAACAACTACACCACCGACTGTACGATCGAGTACTCGACCGGTAACTTCACCTGTCTGGCGGTGGTGTTCAACCTGAGACGGCGGCTGGGCTACCATCTGTTCCACACCTACATCCCGTCCGCGCTGATCGTCGTCATGTCGTGGATATCGTTCTGGATCAAACCGGAAGCCATCCCGGCACGGGTAACACTCGGCGTCACCTCGCTACTAACGTTAG CCACACAAAACACCCAATCGCAACAATCGCTACCGCCGGTATCGTACGTAAAGGCCATCGACGTCTGGATGTCGTCCTgctccgtgtttgtgtttctctCGCTGATGGAGTTCGCGGTGGTCAACAACTACATGGGCCCGGTGGCGACCAAAGCGATGAAGGGCTACTCCGACGAGGATCTGTCGGAGGCGATCGACTTTAACAAGAACGGCTACAACAAGGACCACCGCTCGTCGGAGGTACCGCGGTACGATACGTTCTGCCACGGGCGGGAAACGGCCCTCTGCATCGACAAGTTTTCCCGCTTCTTTTTCCCCTTCTCGTTCTTCATACTGAACGTTACCTACTGGACCACGTTCCTGTAG